TCCTGGTCACGGCCCGTCAGACGATCGTGATCAAGGAGTCGGCCATCGAGGAGAAGCTGGGCGCCGGCGCCACGGTCGCCGACGCTCGCGTCCACCTCACGAAGGTGCTTCAGGACGGTGTCCTCAGCAGCGTCCGGCACGCCAAGGCGTACGCCGAGGAGCGCGCGTCGGCGACCGTCTGATCCCGGCCGCCCGGGGGCGGGCGGTCCGCGCAGGCGCCCGGCCGGGGTTTCCCGGCCGGGCCTTCCGCGTGGGCGGGGACCTTCCGGGTGGCGTCCGTGAACACAACACGAGGCCGCCCGCACGATGTGCGGGCGGCCTCGGTGTCTGTGTCTGTGTCCGTCTGCCGTGTTCAGGCCGCGCTGTCGACCGACTCCGCGTCTCCGTAGACGACGTTGACGGCGTGCCGCGAGGAGACGCCGGCCGAGTCGGCGAGGGCAGCGCGGCGGTGGCGCACGGCGGGCGCGCTGCGCGCAGCGCCCAGGGCGTCGGCGTCCCGCCACCAGGACAGGGCGCGGACCCGGTCCCCATCGGCCCGGTCGGCCAGCAGCAGCCAGAACCGGAAGCCGTCCTGGCGGCGCAGCGTGGAGCCGAGCGCCACGACCCGCCGGCGGAAGTCGGCGGCGTCGCGCACGGTGTACGTCTCCACGTCCACCTCCCAGGACCCGTACTCGGAGGGGTGGCCCTCGGGGATGCGGGGCTCCGCATGGGCGGCGTTGCGCATCAGGGCGGGTGCCGGAGTGGTGCGCAGCGGCTCGGCGGCGGACACCGATGCCCCGTCGCGCCACCATTCGACGCCCAGTCGCTCGCCCGTACCGACGGCCTGCAGCAGCTGGTGCCGCAGGAAGCCGTCCTGGTGGCGGAACGCGGCGACCGAGGTGTCGTACGCGGGGGGTACATCACCGGGGCCGGACCCGGTCGGGAACTCGGTGACGACGATGACCACGTCGTCGAGCGGGTTGGCTGAGTCGGCCACGGTGGCCCACCTCCAGGTCGGTGTTCGGGGTCAGGCCGCGGAGGCCGCGATCTCCTCGGCGGTGGCGGCAC
This Streptomyces sp. NBC_00435 DNA region includes the following protein-coding sequences:
- a CDS encoding antibiotic biosynthesis monooxygenase family protein codes for the protein MADSANPLDDVVIVVTEFPTGSGPGDVPPAYDTSVAAFRHQDGFLRHQLLQAVGTGERLGVEWWRDGASVSAAEPLRTTPAPALMRNAAHAEPRIPEGHPSEYGSWEVDVETYTVRDAADFRRRVVALGSTLRRQDGFRFWLLLADRADGDRVRALSWWRDADALGAARSAPAVRHRRAALADSAGVSSRHAVNVVYGDAESVDSAA